CCTAAAGCATGGAAAAGAATATTTTGTGGCATCGATGTCTGCTAGAACAATCGTATATAAAGGATTGCTCTTGGCAAGCCAAGTCGGCGCATATTACTGCGATCTGCAAGATAGTAAAGCAGTATCTGCGTTGGCATTAGTACATCAACGCTTTTCAACGAATACTTTTCCTGCCTGGGAGTTGGCTCATCCCTATCGTTTAATTGCGCATAACGGTGAAATCAATACCGTGAAGGGCAATGTCAACTGGATCAATGCTCGAACAGGTGCGATCAGTTCCCCAGTTTTAGGCGACGATCTACAAAAACTATGGCCACTCATTTACCCAGGGCAGTCTGATACCGCATCCTTTGATAACTGCCTAGAGCTTTTAGTGATGTCGGGTTATCCATTGGCGCAAGCAATGATGATGATGATCCCCGAGGCCTGGGAACAGCACACCTTGATGGATGAAAACCGCCGCGCTTTCTATGAATACCATGCCGCCATGATGGAGCCTTGGGACGGCCCAGCTGCTATTGCATTTACGGATGGCCGTCAAATTGGAGCGACCTTGGATCGCAACGGCTTAAGGCCTGCACGGTATTACGTAACTGATGATGATCTGGTCATTATGGCTTCAGAGGCTGGAGTGTTGCCAATACCAGAAAACAAGATCGTTCAAAAGTGGCGTTTGCAGCCCGGCAAGATGTTCATGATCGATATGGAGCAAGGACGCATTATTGATGACGTAGATTTAAAGGACTCGGTATCTAAAGCTAAACCTTATAAGAGCTGGATCGATGCAGTACGGGTAAAGCTCGATGAGCTCGATGTCAGCAAAAAAGATCTTCAAGAAGAAGAAAAACATATTCGTCCTGCAGCAAATCAATTAGATCGTCAGCAAGCCTTTGGCTATAGCCAAGAGGATTTGAGATATTTGATGGCGCCCATGGCACAAAACGGTGAAGAAGCAATTGGATCGATGGGCAACGACAGCCCCTTGGCAGTCTTATCCGATCGCAGTAAGTCTTTGTATAACTACTTCAAGCAATTGTTTGCCCAAGTGACCAATCCGCCGATTGATCCAATTCGAGAAAACCTGGTGATGTCCTTGGTATCTTTTGTTGGACCTAAACCAAATCTTTTAGATACCAACAACATTAATCCACCAATGCGGCTAGAGATTAGTCAGCCGGTATTAGATTTTGATGATATGACCAAGGTGCGCTACATCGAGCATTACACAGGGGGGAAGTTCCGCTCCTATGAGCTTGATATTTGTTATCCATTAGCGTGGGGCAAAGAGGGTATCGAAGCACGTTTAGCTTCTTTATGTGCCGAAGCAACGGATGCAGTCCGCAGCGGATTAAATATCTTAATCGTGAGTGATCGTCAGGTGGATGCCCAGCATATGGCTATACCAGCGCTACTCGCGACTTCGGCGATTCATCAGCATTTGGTAGAGCGTGGTTTACGAACGAGTACCGGCTTGGTGGTTGAGACTGGTAGTGCTCGCGAAGTTCATCACTTTGCATTGCTAGCGGGCTATGGTGCAGAGGCGATTCATCCATATTTAGCTATGGAAACTCTCGCTGAAATGGCCAAAGGCTTACCAGGTGATCTATCGCCAGAGAAGGTAATCAAAAACTTTGTGAAAGCCATCGGTAAGGGTTTGCAGAAGGTCATGTCGAAGATGGGTATCTCAACCTATATGTCGTATACCGGTTCACAAATCTTTGAAGCGATTGGCTTAAACAATGAGTTAATTAATCAGTACTTCAAGGGTACCTCATCGAATGTCGGTGGTATTGGTGTGTTTGAGGTTGCAGAAGAAGCCCTGCGCTTGCATCATGCAGCCTTTAGTAATGATCCGGTACTTGCTGATATGTTGGATGCAGGGGGTGAGTATGCCTTCCGCATTCGGGGTGAAAAACATATGTGGACCCCGGACTCGATTGCAAAGTTACAGCATGCGACACGCAGTGGCCCAGAGAAAGGCTATCAGACCTACAAAGAGTATGCCAATCTCATCAATGATCAAAGTAAACACTTAATGACCCTACGTGGTTTATTTGAGTTTAAGTTAGACCCGAGTAAAGCTATCGCATTAGACGAAGTGGAGTCGGCTAAAGAGATCGTCAAGCGTTTTGCGACAGGTGCGATGTCCTTGGGCTCTATCTCCACTGAGGCGCATGCCACCTTGGCAATTGCGATGAATCGGATTGGGGGAAAATCCAATACGGGCGAGGGCGGTGAGGACCCTAATCGTTACAAGAATGAACTGAAGGGTATCCCGATTAAAAAGGGCGAGACCCTTGCTAGTGTTTTGGGCAAGGATGTCGTCGAGGCGGATATTCCCCTGCAAGATGGTGACTCATTACGCTCCAAGATTAAGCAAGTTGCTTCAGGCCGTTTTGGTGTAACCACGGAGTATTTGCGCTCAGCCGATCAAATTCAGATCAAGATGGCTCAGGGTGCGAAGCCTGGGGAAGGCGGTCAACTGCCCGGCGGCAAGGTCTCGGATTACATTGGTAAGTTACGGTTTTCAGTTCCTGGAGTCGGCTTAATTTCTCCACCTCCTCATCATGACATCTATTCGATTGAGGATTTGGCACAACTCATTCATGATCTCAAGAACGTCAATCCAAAAGCTGATGTATCGGTGAAGTTAGTTTCTGAGGTCGGTGTTGGTACGGTTGCAGCGGGTGTTGCTAAAGCAAAGTCAGATCATGTGGTGATTGCTGGCCATGATGGCGGAACCGGTGCCTCACCCCTATCCTCGATTAAGCACGCAGGCTCACCATGGGAGTTAGGCCTAGCGGAGACTCAACAAACTTTGGTGCTGAATCGCTTGAGGAGTCGAATCCGAGTCCAGGCGGATGGTCAAATGAAAACTGGCCGTGATGTAGTAATCGGTGCTTTATTGGGCGCCGATGAGTTTGGCTTTGCCACCGCACCGCTAGTTGTTGAGGGCTGCATCATGATGCGTAAATGCCATCTCAATACATGCCCTGTAGGCGTTGCAACTCAGGATCCCGAGTTACGTAAAAAGTTTTCTGGCAAACCAGAGCATGTGGTTAATTTTTTCTTCTTCATTGCCGAAGAGGTGCGCGAGATCATGGCACAGTTAGGGATTCGAAAGTTTGATGATTTGATCGGTCGCGTGGATCTTTTGGATACCCGTAAAGGGGTAGACCACTGGAAAGCACAAGGATTAGATTTCAGTAAAGTGTTTGCGCTTCCTGATGTACCCGCTAAGGAGCCTCGTCATCAAATCCTCACTCAAGATCATGGCTTAGGTTCTGCACTGGATCATATTTTGATTGAGAAGAGTGAGCCTGCCTTAGAGAGCGGTGAGAAGGTGTCATTCATCGTACCAATCCGTAACGTGAATCGCACTGCGGGCGCAATGCTATCAGGCGAGGTCGCTATGCGTTATGGCCACGTTGGTTTACCCGACGACACCATTCATATTCAATTGAATGGCACAGCAGGCCAGAGCTTTGCAGCATTCTTAGCGCATGGCATTACCTTCGATTTAGTAGGTGATGCGAATGACTATGTTGGCAAAGGACTCTCGGGTGGTCGTGTGGTTGTGCGTGCGCCGCATGAGTTCCGGGGCGATACATCCCAAAATATTATTGTTGGCAATACCGTCCTTTACGGTGCGATCGAGGGAGAGGCTTTCTTTAATGGAGTTGCTGGCGAGCGTTTTGCGGTTCGCAACTCAGGTTCAATTGCAGTGGTAGAGGGCACGGGTGACCATGGTTGTGAGTACATGACGGGTGGCACTATTGTGGTCTTAGGTAAGACAGGCCGTAATTTTGCGGCCGGTATGAGCGGTGGTATTGCGTACGTCTATGATGAAGATGGCCTTTTTGAGAAGCGTTGCAATACCAGCATGGCCAGCCTTGAAAAAGTATTGCCGTCAGCTGAGCAAATAACTGCAATGCCGAAGTCTGCTTGGCATGCCCCCGTAAATGTGAAAGAGGGTGGCGAGCGTCAAACGGATGAGCAGATCGTAAAGACTCTGATCGAACGCCATTTCCGTTACACAGGATCCGAGCGAGCAAAAGCTCTCTTAGCAGATTGGGAAAGGTCCCGTACCCGTTTTGTGAAAGTGTTGCCAACCGAGTACAAGCGCGCTTTAGGAGAATTGTGGGAGCGCGCTCAGGGCCAACTTGGTAAAGAGAAGTCGGTCACGGTATAGCGGGCTAGTTTAAGACAAGAACATATTTAAGAAATTACAGGAGTTTGTATGGGTAAGGTGACTGGATTTATGGAGTTTGAACGGGTCGATGAAAAATACGAAGCCCCTGTCAAGCGCATTCATCATTACAAAGAATTTGTGGCGGCATTATCTGATGCCGATGCCAAGGTACAAGGTGCACGTTGTATGGATTGTGGCATTCCGTTTTGCAATAGCGGTTGCCCAGTGAATAACA
This genomic interval from Polynucleobacter sp. UK-FUSCHL-C3 contains the following:
- a CDS encoding glutamate synthase-related protein, which translates into the protein MNHLELRPTAQGLYNPNHEHDACGVGFVAHIKGKKTHEIISQGLKILENLDHRGAVGADPLMGDGAGILIQIPDALYRAEMKKQGVNLPPVGEYGVGMIFLPKESASRLACEQELERTVRQEGQIVLGWRDVPIDVKMPMSPTVKKTEPVIRQIFIGRGREIMTTDALERKLYVIRKTGSHAIKDLHLKHGKEYFVASMSARTIVYKGLLLASQVGAYYCDLQDSKAVSALALVHQRFSTNTFPAWELAHPYRLIAHNGEINTVKGNVNWINARTGAISSPVLGDDLQKLWPLIYPGQSDTASFDNCLELLVMSGYPLAQAMMMMIPEAWEQHTLMDENRRAFYEYHAAMMEPWDGPAAIAFTDGRQIGATLDRNGLRPARYYVTDDDLVIMASEAGVLPIPENKIVQKWRLQPGKMFMIDMEQGRIIDDVDLKDSVSKAKPYKSWIDAVRVKLDELDVSKKDLQEEEKHIRPAANQLDRQQAFGYSQEDLRYLMAPMAQNGEEAIGSMGNDSPLAVLSDRSKSLYNYFKQLFAQVTNPPIDPIRENLVMSLVSFVGPKPNLLDTNNINPPMRLEISQPVLDFDDMTKVRYIEHYTGGKFRSYELDICYPLAWGKEGIEARLASLCAEATDAVRSGLNILIVSDRQVDAQHMAIPALLATSAIHQHLVERGLRTSTGLVVETGSAREVHHFALLAGYGAEAIHPYLAMETLAEMAKGLPGDLSPEKVIKNFVKAIGKGLQKVMSKMGISTYMSYTGSQIFEAIGLNNELINQYFKGTSSNVGGIGVFEVAEEALRLHHAAFSNDPVLADMLDAGGEYAFRIRGEKHMWTPDSIAKLQHATRSGPEKGYQTYKEYANLINDQSKHLMTLRGLFEFKLDPSKAIALDEVESAKEIVKRFATGAMSLGSISTEAHATLAIAMNRIGGKSNTGEGGEDPNRYKNELKGIPIKKGETLASVLGKDVVEADIPLQDGDSLRSKIKQVASGRFGVTTEYLRSADQIQIKMAQGAKPGEGGQLPGGKVSDYIGKLRFSVPGVGLISPPPHHDIYSIEDLAQLIHDLKNVNPKADVSVKLVSEVGVGTVAAGVAKAKSDHVVIAGHDGGTGASPLSSIKHAGSPWELGLAETQQTLVLNRLRSRIRVQADGQMKTGRDVVIGALLGADEFGFATAPLVVEGCIMMRKCHLNTCPVGVATQDPELRKKFSGKPEHVVNFFFFIAEEVREIMAQLGIRKFDDLIGRVDLLDTRKGVDHWKAQGLDFSKVFALPDVPAKEPRHQILTQDHGLGSALDHILIEKSEPALESGEKVSFIVPIRNVNRTAGAMLSGEVAMRYGHVGLPDDTIHIQLNGTAGQSFAAFLAHGITFDLVGDANDYVGKGLSGGRVVVRAPHEFRGDTSQNIIVGNTVLYGAIEGEAFFNGVAGERFAVRNSGSIAVVEGTGDHGCEYMTGGTIVVLGKTGRNFAAGMSGGIAYVYDEDGLFEKRCNTSMASLEKVLPSAEQITAMPKSAWHAPVNVKEGGERQTDEQIVKTLIERHFRYTGSERAKALLADWERSRTRFVKVLPTEYKRALGELWERAQGQLGKEKSVTV